The DNA sequence TCTGCTAATATTGATATGGTTAATATGGTGGCTGGTATTGCAATGGGTCTTGTGAGCGAGAATGGCAAACATATTATACTTTCTGATATTATGGGACTTGAAGACCATGATGGTGATATGGACTTTAAGATTGCAGGTACAAGGAGAGGAACTACCGCTCTTCAGATGGATATTAAATTGGGTGGTATTAGTCTGAAGATACTCAAAGAAGTATTGATTCAAGCAAATTATGGCAAGAATCATATTCTTGATTTAATGGAAGAAGCAGAGAAAAATATTATAGAGAGTGAAGCCCTTCCTAGCACGGAACATTTTACTATTGATTCTAGTAAAATCGGTGATATTATTGGTAAGGCGGGTGCAACAATTCGTAGCATAATTGAAAAATTTGAAGTTAGTATCGATATTGATAGAGATACTGGTGGAGTGAAAGTATCAGGAAGCGATAAACAGAAAGTTTCTACGGCAAAAGAGCATATCAAAAAGATTGCTAATACACCAATACAAAAACAGATGACTTATGAGGTTGGAAAAACCTACAAAGGAAAGATTAAGCGAATTGTAGACTTTGGTGTATTTGTGGAGATGCCTGATGGATTTGATGCCCTACTGCATATCTCTAAAGTTGCCAAGGAACGTGTAGATAATATAGAAGAACGCTATTGCGAAGGCGATGAGATAGAAGTGGTGGTTATGGAGCAAAAAGGAAAGAAGGTTGAATTGGCAACACCGTCTTATTTCAGTGATACATAAACTACAGAACAGTTTTTAAATCATTTCTGCTATAATGCCAGCGTTAGTATAAAGTAATAAGTAGGGAAATCCATTGCATTTATGTGTGGGTTGGCAGTGAGATACTGTTTACGCTATCCGAACAGACTTTAGAAAACAGTCGAAGAGACTTAAACTCTATTAACCTAAAGGATATAATGATGAAAAAATTTTTCTTACTCTTCTTGGCACTTGGTGCTGTTGCTTTTGCTAATGAAGGTGAAGCTATGGTTCAGGCTTACTCTGTAGTAGCTGCTGGTGTTGGTCTTGGTCTTGCTGCACTTGGTGGTGCGATTGGTATGGGACACACGGCTGCTGCAACAATTGCTGGTACTGCTAGAAATCCAGGACTTGGTGGTAAATTGATGACAACCATGTTTATTGCACTTGCAATGATTGAAGCACAAGTTATCTATACGCTAGTAATTGCACTTATTGCACTCTATGCAAACCCTTTCCTGTAATCAGGAAAACTTAAAGTTGCAGCGGTATACTTCCGCTACAACTTTTTACCCCTTATTTTAAGTTTGATAGTCTTTGATCTGTCAACTACAGAATGCGTCAGTGGTGGAACGGTAGACACGCTACCTTGAGGGGGTAGTGCCCTAGTGGTGTGGAGGTTCAAATCCTCTCTGACGCACCATATTCTTCTATATCTACCTAAATAAAAATTATTAAAAAATACGTTAATTTCCTAAATAGATCTTCATAGTTATATTACATTTCTTTACTTGAAAAAATTGCTTTATGTTCTTTTAAGGAAATTTTATGGTATAATGCGCACTAAACCTAAANNNNNNNNNNNNNNNNNNNNNNNNNNNNNNNNNNNNNNNNNNNNNNNNNNNNNNNNNNNNNNNNNNNNNNNNNNNNNNNNNTTTAAAAAGGAAGAAAGATGACAAAAGCAGAATTTGTTGAGTTGGTACAAGAAAACGGTGAGTTTGAAACTAAGGTAGCAGCAGAGAGAGCAGTAAAAGCATTTATAGACTCTGTTACCAAAGCATTGGTAAAAAAAGAGTCTGTTTCTCTTGTTGGTTTTGGTACATTCTCTACAGCAGAAGTTGCTGAAAAAACTGGTACAGTACCAGGGACAAATAAGCAATATACAAAACCAGCACACACAGCACCAAAGTTTAAATTTGGTAAAACACTTAAAGATGCTGTAGCAGCTGGAAAGTAATTAAAATCAATATATCCGTCTCTACTATGTGAGGCGGTTTTCTTGCATAAACCTTACTCTATTTGAG is a window from the Sulfurovum sp. genome containing:
- a CDS encoding HU family DNA-binding protein, which gives rise to MTKAEFVELVQENGEFETKVAAERAVKAFIDSVTKALVKKESVSLVGFGTFSTAEVAEKTGTVPGTNKQYTKPAHTAPKFKFGKTLKDAVAAGK
- a CDS encoding F0F1 ATP synthase subunit C; amino-acid sequence: MKKFFLLFLALGAVAFANEGEAMVQAYSVVAAGVGLGLAALGGAIGMGHTAAATIAGTARNPGLGGKLMTTMFIALAMIEAQVIYTLVIALIALYANPFL